The Chloroflexota bacterium genomic interval ATCCTCTTCCCGTCAGGGTCAAGCGAGAGCTCCATCCTGACCCTTTCCGGCTCGATTCCATAGCTATCAAGCACCTTACGAAGGAGTTGAACCCGCTTTTTTGTC includes:
- a CDS encoding hydrogenase iron-sulfur subunit, with the translated sequence TKKRVQLLRKVLDSYGIEPERVRMELSLDPDGKRIPELVKSMGETVKVLGPVRQI